The following are from one region of the Actinoplanes sp. L3-i22 genome:
- a CDS encoding helix-turn-helix transcriptional regulator, translated as MTDAAGLAAFAALLADRTRASMCLALLDGRAWTAGELATHAGVARSTATEHLDRLIAGGLLTEARQGRHRYVRLADPGVAGLLEDITARLEPALPPARGLRATTADAALRRGRTCYDHLAGRLGVAVTDALTGAGLLDQNGGFAVTSDGVTWLTDRLGVAPEQLRAGRRPLARACLDWTERRPHLGGLAGARVCETFLDRGWVTRIGSGRAVRVTTPGRTALSDLLGVTNLD; from the coding sequence ATGACTGATGCGGCAGGGCTGGCGGCGTTCGCGGCGCTCCTGGCCGACCGGACCCGGGCGTCGATGTGCCTGGCCCTGCTCGACGGTCGCGCCTGGACCGCCGGAGAGCTCGCCACCCACGCCGGGGTCGCCCGCTCCACGGCCACCGAGCACCTGGACCGCCTGATCGCCGGCGGCCTGCTCACCGAGGCCCGGCAGGGGCGCCACCGATACGTCCGGCTCGCCGACCCCGGAGTCGCCGGCCTGCTCGAGGACATCACCGCGCGCCTGGAACCCGCCCTGCCCCCGGCCCGCGGACTACGGGCCACCACGGCCGACGCGGCCCTGCGTCGCGGGCGCACCTGCTACGACCATCTCGCCGGCCGCCTCGGCGTCGCGGTCACCGACGCGCTGACCGGCGCCGGGCTACTCGACCAGAACGGCGGCTTCGCGGTCACCAGCGACGGCGTGACCTGGCTGACCGACCGGCTCGGAGTCGCGCCGGAACAGCTGAGGGCCGGCCGCCGCCCCCTGGCCCGCGCCTGCCTGGACTGGACCGAACGCCGCCCGCACCTGGGCGGGCTCGCCGGCGCACGGGTCTGCGAGACGTTCCTCGACCGCGGCTGGGTGACCCGGATCGGCTCCGGCCGCGCGGTCCGCGTCACGACACCGGGCCGCACCGCCCTGTCCGACCTGCTCGGCGTAACCAATCTCGACTGA
- a CDS encoding PadR family transcriptional regulator yields the protein MRFPHEGHHGHRMRGFGFPPGFPFGPGGPGGHGGFGPGGPFGPGEHGQRGGGRRGGRGRPNVRPAVLALLLERPMHGYEMIQELDARTNGIWRPSPGSIYPTLQLLEDEGLIEVTAEGGRKSYRLTEDGRPEAETAAQNPPWAQFGDDTLNQVQDFRDAAVGIFSALKQVGFSGTPEQRQRALEVLNETKRKLYAILADSE from the coding sequence ATGAGGTTCCCCCACGAAGGACATCACGGACATCGGATGCGCGGGTTCGGGTTCCCGCCCGGCTTCCCCTTCGGGCCCGGTGGCCCGGGCGGGCACGGCGGCTTCGGCCCCGGCGGCCCGTTCGGCCCCGGTGAGCACGGCCAGCGCGGCGGTGGCCGGCGCGGTGGCCGGGGCCGGCCCAACGTGCGCCCGGCCGTCCTGGCGCTGCTCCTGGAGCGCCCGATGCACGGCTACGAGATGATTCAGGAGCTGGACGCCCGCACCAACGGCATCTGGCGCCCGAGCCCCGGCTCGATCTACCCCACCCTCCAGCTGCTGGAGGACGAGGGCCTGATCGAGGTCACCGCCGAGGGCGGCCGCAAGAGCTACCGCCTCACCGAGGACGGTCGCCCCGAGGCCGAGACCGCCGCGCAGAACCCGCCCTGGGCCCAGTTCGGCGACGACACCCTCAACCAGGTGCAGGACTTCCGCGACGCGGCGGTCGGCATCTTCAGCGCCCTCAAGCAGGTCGGCTTCTCCGGCACGCCGGAGCAGCGGCAGCGGGCGCTCGAGGTGCTGAACGAGACGAAGCGCAAGCTCTACGCCATCCTCGCCGACAGCGAGTGA
- a CDS encoding GNAT family N-acetyltransferase translates to MLTVPIRQLGEPERAAVERILDADPFAGAQIAERVAAHGLNWWRSDGRIYGYEPARRIESIIWSGAHLVPVGANPPAIAAFADLLSHEPRVCSSIIGRAEAVLDLWDRLSVHWGRARDVRPNQPLLVTDRSPLVASDPEVRLVRPNEVEQLFPAAVAMYTEEVGVSPLQDDGGRGYRRRVTELVKGKRAYARFIGDQVIFKAELAIITRRTTQVQGVWVHPEFRGRGIATAAMAAVVDDALRRVAPTVSLYVNDYNTSARRVYQRCGFVSAGAFATVLF, encoded by the coding sequence GTGTTGACGGTGCCCATTCGCCAGCTCGGAGAGCCGGAGCGTGCTGCGGTCGAGCGGATCCTGGACGCCGACCCGTTCGCGGGTGCCCAGATCGCCGAGCGGGTCGCCGCCCACGGGCTGAACTGGTGGCGGTCCGACGGGCGGATCTACGGCTACGAGCCGGCCCGCCGCATCGAGTCGATCATCTGGTCCGGCGCGCATCTGGTCCCGGTCGGCGCCAATCCGCCGGCCATCGCGGCCTTCGCCGACCTGCTCAGCCACGAGCCACGGGTCTGCTCGTCGATCATCGGGCGGGCCGAGGCGGTCCTCGATCTGTGGGATCGGCTCAGCGTGCACTGGGGGCGCGCGCGAGACGTGCGGCCCAACCAGCCGTTGCTGGTCACCGACCGGTCGCCGCTGGTCGCGTCCGATCCCGAGGTGCGCCTGGTCCGGCCGAACGAGGTGGAGCAGCTGTTCCCGGCCGCGGTGGCGATGTACACCGAGGAGGTCGGCGTCTCGCCGCTGCAGGACGACGGCGGCCGGGGCTATCGACGCCGCGTCACCGAGCTGGTCAAGGGCAAGCGGGCGTATGCGCGGTTCATCGGCGATCAGGTGATCTTCAAGGCCGAGCTGGCGATCATCACCCGGCGCACGACGCAGGTCCAGGGCGTCTGGGTCCACCCGGAGTTCCGCGGGCGCGGGATCGCGACGGCGGCGATGGCCGCGGTGGTCGACGACGCGCTGCGCCGGGTCGCGCCGACGGTCAGCCTCTACGTCAACGACTACAACACCTCGGCGCGCCGGGTCTACCAGCGCTGCGGCTTCGTCTCCGCCGGCGCCTTCGCCACCGTCCTCTTCTAA
- the ispG gene encoding flavodoxin-dependent (E)-4-hydroxy-3-methylbut-2-enyl-diphosphate synthase, with protein MTAISLGMPAVPPPPLAPRRKSRQINVGGVLVGGGAPVSVQSMTTTLTSDVNATLQQIAELTASGCQIVRVAVPSQDDVEALPAIAKKSQIPVIADIHFQPKYVFAAIDAGCAAVRVNPGNIRQFDDKVKEIAKAAGAAGVPIRIGVNAGSLDKRLLEKYGKATAEALVESALWECSLFEEHGFRDIKISVKHNDPVVMIRAYRQLAEQCDYPLHLGVTEAGPSFQGTIKSAVAFGALLAEGIGDTIRVSLSAPPVEEIKVGNQILESLGLRERGLEIVSCPSCGRAQVDVYTLAEQVTAALDGFPVPLRVAVMGCVVNGPGEAREADLGVASGNGKGQIFVKGKVIKTVPESIIVETLVEEALRLADQMGADLPDELRELLPGPVVTVH; from the coding sequence ATGACTGCGATCAGTCTCGGAATGCCGGCCGTACCCCCGCCGCCGCTGGCCCCGCGCCGTAAGAGCCGGCAGATCAACGTCGGTGGTGTCCTCGTCGGTGGTGGTGCCCCGGTCAGCGTTCAGTCGATGACCACGACCCTCACCTCCGACGTCAACGCGACGCTGCAGCAGATCGCCGAGCTGACCGCGTCCGGCTGCCAGATCGTCCGGGTCGCCGTGCCGTCGCAGGACGACGTCGAGGCGCTGCCCGCGATCGCCAAGAAGTCACAGATCCCGGTGATCGCCGACATCCACTTCCAGCCGAAGTACGTGTTCGCCGCGATCGACGCCGGCTGCGCCGCGGTCCGGGTCAACCCGGGCAACATCCGGCAGTTCGACGACAAGGTCAAGGAGATCGCGAAGGCGGCCGGCGCCGCCGGTGTCCCGATCCGGATCGGTGTCAACGCGGGCTCGCTGGACAAGCGGCTGCTGGAGAAGTACGGCAAGGCCACCGCCGAGGCGCTGGTCGAGTCGGCGCTCTGGGAGTGCTCGTTGTTCGAGGAGCACGGCTTCCGGGACATCAAGATCTCGGTCAAGCACAACGACCCGGTCGTCATGATCCGGGCGTACCGGCAGCTCGCCGAGCAGTGCGACTACCCGCTGCACCTGGGTGTGACCGAGGCCGGCCCGTCGTTCCAGGGCACGATCAAGTCGGCGGTCGCGTTCGGCGCGCTGCTGGCCGAGGGCATCGGCGACACCATCCGGGTCTCGCTCTCCGCCCCGCCGGTCGAGGAGATCAAGGTCGGCAACCAGATCCTGGAGTCGCTGGGCCTGCGCGAGCGTGGCCTGGAGATCGTCTCCTGCCCGTCCTGCGGGCGCGCCCAGGTGGACGTGTACACGCTCGCCGAGCAGGTCACCGCGGCGCTCGACGGGTTCCCGGTGCCGCTGCGGGTGGCCGTCATGGGCTGCGTCGTGAACGGGCCCGGCGAGGCCCGGGAGGCGGACCTCGGGGTGGCCTCCGGCAACGGCAAGGGCCAGATCTTCGTCAAGGGCAAGGTGATCAAGACCGTGCCGGAGTCGATCATCGTGGAGACGCTGGTCGAGGAGGCGCTGCGGCTCGCCGACCAGATGGGCGCCGACCTGCCGGACGAGCTCCGCGAGCTGCTCCCGGGACCGGTCGTCACCGTGCACTGA
- a CDS encoding RIP metalloprotease: MLFWLGAAAFALTILVSVSLHELGHMITGKRFGMKVTQYFVGFGPTIFSFKRGETEYGLKAIPLGGFCKIVGMTPQDDDVLPEDQPRAMWRFPVWKRTIVMSAGSITHFLLALAGAWVMAVSVGLPNIHLPQSNADQRSYPAMIHVGDCLSVQTEVKKLDAAAQKTATETCVPGTNGAIVPPAKTAGLQDLDRITRVGTTPVANYGQLTDAIRASKAGPTEFEVIRDGQTKVLSVDLISDERAPVEDPKGAVSLVSVAGISWDTDQPYVVQYGPLGAVKGSGEYGWYLVENSFKAMGKIPQKIPALWNSITGDERDPDTPISVIGASRLGGEAIEKGVPEVFWQIFISLNVFIGLFNLLPLLPLDGGHIAIAWYERVRSLLYRRLRRPDPGRVDYYKLMPLTYAVILIGGAFTLLTATADIINPITIFK, translated from the coding sequence ATGCTGTTCTGGCTGGGTGCGGCGGCGTTCGCGCTGACCATCCTCGTCTCGGTGAGCCTGCACGAGCTGGGTCACATGATCACGGGCAAGCGCTTCGGGATGAAGGTGACGCAGTATTTCGTCGGCTTCGGCCCCACGATCTTCTCGTTCAAGCGCGGCGAGACGGAGTACGGGCTCAAGGCCATCCCGCTCGGCGGCTTCTGCAAGATCGTCGGGATGACCCCGCAGGACGACGACGTGCTGCCGGAGGACCAGCCGCGCGCGATGTGGCGGTTCCCGGTCTGGAAGCGGACGATCGTGATGTCGGCCGGCTCGATCACCCACTTCCTGCTGGCCCTGGCCGGCGCGTGGGTGATGGCCGTCTCGGTCGGCCTGCCGAACATTCACCTCCCGCAGTCCAACGCCGACCAGCGGTCCTACCCGGCGATGATCCACGTCGGCGACTGCCTCTCGGTGCAGACCGAGGTCAAGAAGCTGGACGCCGCGGCGCAGAAGACCGCGACCGAGACCTGTGTGCCGGGTACCAACGGCGCGATCGTGCCGCCCGCCAAGACCGCCGGCCTGCAGGATCTGGACCGGATCACCCGGGTCGGCACCACCCCGGTGGCGAACTACGGGCAGCTCACCGACGCCATCCGGGCCTCGAAGGCCGGCCCGACCGAGTTCGAGGTGATCCGGGACGGCCAGACCAAGGTCCTGTCGGTCGACCTGATCAGCGACGAACGGGCGCCGGTCGAGGATCCGAAGGGCGCGGTCTCGCTGGTCTCGGTCGCCGGCATCAGCTGGGACACCGATCAGCCGTACGTGGTGCAGTACGGTCCGCTCGGCGCGGTCAAGGGCTCCGGTGAGTACGGCTGGTACCTGGTGGAGAACTCGTTCAAGGCGATGGGGAAGATCCCGCAGAAGATCCCCGCCCTGTGGAACTCGATCACCGGCGACGAGCGTGACCCGGACACCCCGATCAGCGTGATCGGCGCGAGCCGGCTCGGTGGCGAGGCGATCGAGAAGGGCGTGCCGGAGGTCTTCTGGCAGATCTTCATCTCGCTGAACGTGTTCATCGGCCTGTTCAACCTGCTGCCCCTGCTCCCGCTCGACGGCGGCCACATCGCCATCGCGTGGTACGAACGGGTCCGTTCGCTGCTCTACCGACGACTCCGGCGACCCGATCCGGGGCGTGTCGACTACTACAAGCTGATGCCACTCACCTACGCGGTCATCCTGATAGGTGGCGCGTTTACGCTGCTGACGGCGACCGCCGACATCATCAACCCGATTACGATCTTCAAGTGA
- the dxr gene encoding 1-deoxy-D-xylulose-5-phosphate reductoisomerase — MGGMRDLVLLGSTGSIGTQAIDIVRRNPDRFRVVALGAGGGNVELLAAQALELAVEVVGVARASAVQDLQLAFYAEAQKRGWSSGDFKLPKIVAGPDAMTELARHRCDVVLNGVVGSLGLKPTLAALEEGRTLALANKESLVAGGPLVRRIAKEGQIVPVDSEHSALAQCLRGGRADEVRRLVLTASGGAFRGRRRSELTNVTPEDALKHPTWDMGPVVTINTATMVNKGLEVIEAHELFGVPYDDLEVMVHPQSVIHSMVEFTDGSTLAQASPPDMRLPIALALAWPDRVPEAAPAVDWTLAHTWEFRPLDAEAFPAVELAKAAGRAGRCRPAIFNAANEECVAAFVAGRLPFLGIVDTLEQVLAAAPDFAEPGTVDDVLAAEAWARAQAQRTIATVAEGA, encoded by the coding sequence ATGGGCGGCATGCGAGACCTCGTCCTGCTCGGCTCGACCGGATCCATCGGCACCCAGGCCATCGACATCGTGCGCCGCAACCCGGACCGGTTCCGGGTGGTCGCGCTCGGCGCCGGCGGTGGCAACGTCGAGCTGCTCGCCGCGCAGGCGTTGGAGCTGGCGGTCGAGGTGGTCGGCGTGGCGCGCGCCTCCGCCGTACAGGATCTGCAGTTGGCTTTTTATGCCGAGGCGCAGAAGCGCGGCTGGTCCTCCGGCGACTTCAAGCTTCCGAAGATCGTGGCCGGGCCGGACGCGATGACCGAGCTCGCCCGGCACCGCTGTGACGTGGTGCTCAACGGCGTGGTCGGCAGCCTCGGCCTGAAGCCCACCCTGGCCGCCCTCGAGGAGGGCCGGACACTCGCCCTGGCCAACAAGGAGTCCCTGGTCGCCGGCGGTCCGCTGGTCCGGCGGATCGCCAAGGAGGGGCAGATCGTCCCGGTCGACTCGGAGCACTCCGCGCTGGCCCAGTGCCTGCGCGGCGGCCGGGCCGACGAGGTGCGCCGCCTGGTGCTGACCGCCAGCGGGGGAGCGTTCCGCGGGCGCCGGCGCAGCGAGTTGACGAACGTCACTCCGGAGGACGCGCTCAAGCACCCGACCTGGGACATGGGCCCGGTCGTCACGATCAACACGGCGACGATGGTGAACAAGGGGCTCGAGGTGATCGAGGCGCACGAGCTGTTCGGCGTGCCCTACGACGACCTCGAGGTGATGGTCCACCCGCAGTCGGTGATCCACTCGATGGTCGAGTTCACCGACGGCTCGACCCTGGCCCAGGCCAGCCCGCCGGACATGCGGCTGCCGATCGCGCTGGCCCTGGCCTGGCCGGACCGGGTGCCGGAGGCCGCCCCGGCGGTCGACTGGACCCTCGCGCACACCTGGGAGTTCCGTCCGCTGGACGCCGAGGCGTTCCCGGCCGTCGAGCTGGCCAAGGCGGCGGGCCGCGCCGGGCGGTGCCGTCCGGCGATCTTCAACGCCGCCAACGAAGAGTGTGTGGCCGCTTTCGTCGCCGGTCGGCTACCTTTTCTGGGCATCGTCGACACCCTGGAACAGGTGCTCGCGGCGGCTCCGGATTTCGCGGAGCCGGGTACCGTCGATGACGTGCTGGCCGCGGAAGCCTGGGCGCGGGCCCAGGCACAGCGGACGATCGCGACTGTGGCTGAAGGAGCCTGA
- a CDS encoding YhjD/YihY/BrkB family envelope integrity protein, translating to MLRPLRGRDLALHAAAVTFYSGIAVVPVALLAIWLTGLAAGADRVRRLTGRTIAALPDEIGAPRALAALIDAGLHLTPLLALASLLPATLYGEGLRRAFVSIYQRGGESLVGWRGRVLWLPLLAAAPALLLALFLALPTTSALWLRGGWWSVLGVVLSFLAAWLVLTPVVIWVFRYVAPGRPPWLPTALIGSFTAANLSGFLHGFVLFCSLPLNLGAPFGGFAAIGGTVAVGLWLYLFHTIVLVGFAATHAIKPHLSGE from the coding sequence ATGCTGCGGCCGCTGCGGGGGCGGGATCTCGCGCTGCACGCCGCGGCGGTGACGTTCTACAGCGGGATCGCGGTGGTGCCGGTGGCGCTGCTGGCCATCTGGCTGACCGGGCTGGCGGCCGGCGCGGACCGGGTACGGCGGCTGACCGGCCGGACCATCGCGGCTCTTCCGGACGAGATCGGCGCACCTCGGGCCCTGGCCGCGCTGATCGACGCCGGCCTGCACCTCACCCCGCTGCTGGCGCTGGCCAGCCTGCTGCCGGCCACCCTCTACGGCGAGGGGCTGCGCCGGGCGTTCGTCTCGATCTACCAGCGTGGCGGCGAGTCGCTGGTCGGCTGGCGCGGGCGGGTGCTCTGGCTGCCGCTGCTGGCCGCCGCCCCGGCGCTGCTGCTCGCGCTCTTCCTGGCGCTGCCCACGACGAGCGCCCTGTGGCTCCGCGGCGGCTGGTGGTCGGTGCTCGGCGTGGTGCTCTCCTTCCTGGCCGCCTGGCTGGTGCTGACGCCGGTGGTGATCTGGGTGTTCCGGTACGTCGCCCCGGGCCGCCCGCCGTGGCTGCCCACGGCCCTGATCGGGTCGTTCACCGCCGCCAACCTGTCCGGCTTCCTGCACGGGTTCGTGCTGTTCTGCTCGCTGCCGCTGAACCTGGGCGCGCCGTTCGGCGGATTCGCCGCGATCGGCGGGACGGTCGCGGTCGGCCTGTGGCTCTACCTGTTCCACACGATCGTTCTTGTCGGATTCGCGGCAACACACGCCATCAAGCCACATTTATCGGGCGAATAG
- a CDS encoding NAD(P)/FAD-dependent oxidoreductase, whose amino-acid sequence MTPIPDRADVVIIGAGHNGLVSAILLARAGLDVVVLEAAGVLGGATRTEHPFPKVPGLGQSTGSYLLGLMPPELLKTLDVDIPVLRRDPHYFLPTPGPAGSPYLLFGRDREATRHQLETFFSARDAAADEALAVEIGAIRSDLAPAWLEEPGSVEQIADRYIRPQLQSTFLDLVRGSVVDYLARFGFKSELLTSMYAVTDGLSGLTAGPDDPGTGHNFLVHNMCRLPGSDGTWLIAEGGMGTVSRTFADAARAAGARLFTDAAVTSVTLDGGAAGGVVLADGRSIGARVVLGSCDPYQLMSLVPEGTLPAALTEHMASVRKPGTTLKVNLALRDLPTFSCLPAGAPSPFGSTVHLLPGAGDSPMAALRNMWAEVQAGKLPAEPTIEWYVHTTVDPSLRDDAGHHSSALFVQSVPFEPAGSSWDAELPGYVERLLAICDRYAPGTSDLVADVFPLTPPGIEKHFGITGGHIHHVDNTVAFDQRMPYFTGVDGLYAGSAGTHPAGSVIGAAGHNAAVRILKDLGRS is encoded by the coding sequence ATGACCCCCATTCCCGACCGCGCCGACGTGGTGATCATCGGAGCCGGTCACAACGGCCTGGTGTCCGCGATCCTGCTGGCCCGCGCCGGGCTCGACGTCGTCGTGCTCGAGGCGGCCGGAGTGCTCGGCGGCGCGACCCGCACCGAGCACCCGTTCCCCAAGGTGCCCGGTCTGGGCCAGTCCACCGGCTCCTACCTTCTCGGCCTGATGCCGCCCGAGCTGCTGAAGACGCTCGACGTCGACATCCCGGTGCTGCGCCGCGACCCGCACTACTTCCTGCCCACGCCCGGCCCGGCCGGCTCGCCGTACCTGCTGTTCGGGCGGGACCGCGAGGCCACCCGCCACCAGCTGGAGACGTTCTTCTCGGCGCGCGACGCGGCGGCCGACGAGGCGCTCGCGGTGGAGATCGGCGCGATCCGGTCCGACCTGGCGCCGGCCTGGCTGGAGGAGCCCGGCTCGGTCGAGCAGATCGCCGATCGGTACATCCGGCCCCAGCTGCAGAGCACCTTCCTCGACCTGGTGCGCGGCTCCGTGGTCGACTACCTGGCCCGGTTCGGCTTCAAGAGCGAACTGCTGACCAGTATGTACGCGGTGACCGACGGCCTCTCCGGGCTGACCGCCGGGCCGGACGACCCGGGCACCGGGCACAACTTCCTGGTCCACAACATGTGCCGGCTGCCCGGCTCGGACGGCACCTGGCTGATCGCCGAGGGCGGCATGGGCACCGTCTCCCGGACCTTCGCCGACGCCGCCCGGGCGGCCGGCGCCCGGCTCTTCACCGACGCCGCGGTGACCTCGGTGACCCTGGACGGGGGCGCGGCCGGCGGGGTCGTGCTCGCCGACGGGCGGTCGATCGGCGCCCGGGTGGTCCTGGGCAGCTGCGACCCCTACCAGCTGATGTCGCTGGTGCCCGAGGGCACGCTGCCCGCCGCGCTCACCGAGCACATGGCGTCGGTGCGTAAGCCGGGCACCACGCTCAAGGTCAACCTGGCGCTGCGGGACCTGCCGACGTTCAGCTGCCTGCCGGCGGGCGCGCCGTCGCCGTTCGGTTCGACGGTCCACCTGCTGCCCGGCGCCGGCGACTCGCCGATGGCCGCGCTGCGGAACATGTGGGCCGAGGTGCAGGCCGGGAAGCTGCCGGCCGAGCCGACCATCGAGTGGTACGTGCACACCACGGTCGACCCGTCGCTGCGGGACGACGCCGGGCACCACTCGTCCGCGCTGTTCGTCCAGTCGGTCCCGTTCGAGCCGGCCGGCTCCTCGTGGGACGCCGAGCTGCCGGGGTACGTGGAGCGTCTGCTGGCGATCTGCGACCGGTACGCCCCGGGCACGTCCGACCTGGTCGCCGACGTGTTCCCGCTCACCCCGCCGGGGATCGAGAAGCACTTCGGGATCACCGGCGGGCACATCCACCACGTGGACAACACGGTCGCCTTCGACCAGCGGATGCCGTATTTCACCGGGGTGGACGGCCTCTACGCCGGCTCCGCGGGGACGCACCCGGCCGGCAGCGTGATCGGCGCCGCCGGGCACAACGCGGCGGTCCGGATCCTGAAGGACCTCGGCCGCTCCTGA
- a CDS encoding Rieske 2Fe-2S domain-containing protein, translated as MRITGTGHASMRIDTAAGSILTDPWVNPAYFASWFPFPDNSQLDWETLGDVDYLYVSHLHRDHFDAAHLKRFISKKATVLLPEYPTSQLEDELRDLGFTKFFRTRSDEVHELDGGLKIMIQALISPTDGPIGDSSLWVEHDGIRLLNQNDARPSDLTRFTELGHVHAHMLQFSGAIWYPMVYELPENAKTAFGKQKRDRQFDRTWRYIDDLKADFVFPIAGPPCFLDDSLWQFNDIHGDEGNIFPDQSVFLSEYAKVGGTNAVVQLPGSVTVLSDGGTTETTTHPMPVDEFFANKTAHLEEMRERKAPIIAAEKASWRHPEIDVLGAMKKRIEPLLEESIYLANGVGGPVRFDLTDSFGPDGEVVESIVVDFPGKQVRQYADEKVRYRFKTGRALIEHLIFIDEGDWVNSLFLSCRFSAARIGQYNEFVYAFFKCLSEERLQYAEGWYDEHEKSVDAEDTQFGDWTVQRRCPHLKADLSRFGIVDGNVLTCQLHGWKFDLPSGRCLTGVGHKIRAHKTENP; from the coding sequence GTGCGGATCACGGGCACCGGCCATGCGAGCATGCGGATCGACACGGCCGCCGGCAGCATCCTGACCGATCCGTGGGTGAATCCGGCGTATTTTGCCTCGTGGTTCCCGTTTCCGGACAATTCCCAGCTCGACTGGGAGACCCTCGGCGACGTCGACTACCTGTACGTCTCCCACCTGCACCGGGACCACTTCGACGCGGCGCACCTCAAGCGGTTCATCAGCAAGAAGGCCACCGTTCTGCTCCCGGAGTACCCGACGAGTCAGCTCGAGGACGAGCTGCGTGACCTGGGCTTCACGAAGTTCTTCCGGACGCGGTCGGACGAGGTGCACGAGCTCGACGGCGGCCTCAAGATCATGATCCAGGCGCTGATCAGCCCGACCGACGGCCCGATCGGCGACTCCTCGCTCTGGGTCGAGCACGACGGCATCCGCCTGCTGAACCAGAACGACGCCCGCCCGTCCGACCTGACCCGCTTCACCGAGTTGGGCCACGTGCACGCGCACATGCTGCAGTTCTCCGGCGCGATCTGGTACCCGATGGTCTACGAGCTGCCGGAGAACGCGAAGACCGCGTTCGGCAAGCAGAAGCGGGACCGGCAGTTCGACCGCACCTGGCGCTACATCGACGACCTGAAGGCCGACTTCGTCTTCCCGATCGCCGGCCCGCCGTGCTTCCTCGACGACAGCCTGTGGCAGTTCAACGACATCCACGGTGACGAGGGGAACATCTTCCCCGACCAGTCGGTCTTCCTCTCGGAGTACGCGAAGGTCGGCGGCACCAACGCCGTCGTGCAGCTCCCCGGCAGTGTGACGGTCCTCTCGGACGGCGGCACCACCGAGACGACCACGCACCCGATGCCGGTCGACGAGTTCTTCGCGAACAAGACCGCCCACCTGGAGGAGATGCGGGAGCGCAAGGCCCCGATCATCGCCGCCGAGAAGGCGTCCTGGCGGCACCCGGAGATCGACGTGCTCGGCGCGATGAAGAAGCGGATCGAGCCGCTCCTCGAGGAGTCGATCTACCTGGCCAACGGGGTCGGCGGCCCGGTCCGCTTCGACCTCACCGACTCGTTCGGCCCGGACGGCGAGGTCGTCGAGTCGATCGTCGTCGACTTCCCCGGCAAGCAGGTCCGGCAGTATGCCGACGAGAAGGTGCGCTACCGCTTCAAGACCGGCCGCGCCCTGATCGAGCACCTGATCTTCATCGACGAGGGTGACTGGGTCAACTCGCTCTTCCTGTCCTGCCGCTTCTCCGCCGCACGGATCGGGCAGTACAACGAGTTCGTCTACGCGTTCTTCAAGTGCCTCTCCGAGGAGCGCCTGCAGTACGCCGAGGGCTGGTACGACGAGCACGAGAAGTCGGTCGACGCCGAGGACACCCAGTTCGGCGACTGGACCGTGCAGCGCCGCTGCCCGCACCTCAAGGCCGACCTGTCCCGCTTCGGCATCGTCGACGGCAACGTCCTGACCTGCCAGCTGCACGGCTGGAAGTTCGACCTTCCCAGCGGCCGCTGCCTCACCGGCGTCGGCCACAAGATCAGGGCCCACAAGACCGAAAACCCTTAG
- a CDS encoding DUF2631 domain-containing protein, with protein sequence MSAEEHGEVYAPDQLKPTNRRRAQRGAIISAVVLLMFLWGNQSGNTEKVWLVLIAAGLVAVVIGDAVLRKAGLRPND encoded by the coding sequence GTGTCCGCGGAAGAACATGGCGAGGTCTACGCCCCGGACCAGTTGAAGCCGACCAACCGGCGGCGGGCCCAGCGCGGCGCGATCATCTCCGCTGTGGTGCTGCTCATGTTCCTCTGGGGCAACCAGTCCGGGAACACCGAGAAGGTGTGGCTCGTCCTGATCGCGGCCGGTCTGGTCGCCGTCGTGATCGGCGACGCGGTGCTGCGCAAGGCCGGTCTGCGGCCGAACGACTGA